The genomic stretch AAGAAAGAATCAGATAATTCATAGAGCCATATAAATATCTATTGCTTAACAAAATGTACCGCACACATACATATCTCCAAATAATTAATGATAAATAATAATTCAGAAGTTGAAACTTGAAAGAGCAACAGTTGGGCAGTCAATAAACCATATAACTTGGACAACTCTTTGACAGTGTAGACCATAAGTACATGACAGGTTGACCTGGAAGGCTGATACAATGTTGCTTCACGTGTAAGAATGCTTCTGCATGCTAATGGTTAGTGAATGGACTATTATACCTATCTAAAATTCTTGTTAACATGTAATGTGAAACCATTCCTGTCAGAAAAGACCATAGGTAAGTGTGGGGTGCTTTACTTTGCAAAAGGTAAAGAATAACTATCTACAGTATTCTGACAGAAATTTATGACAAGATATAGTCATACAGAAAACTCCCTGAATAGATATATGCAGAAACATAGACGAAATCATACCCACAGGATTGACTATTGAGCATGAGACCCAAATCACCAATCTAGAATATAGCTCAATAAATATGAACCAGTGTACGGATCAGCTGGTAGTAAAAATATGTGGACGCTCATATTTGCTGCAAGGTAGCACTGCTGAAAGAACTTCAGCTAACAACATGACGACACCTTAACCATGCATTGTTGTTAATATTGTGCGAGCATGTGTGCAGCCATCATCCAAAGATAAGTTGGTTATATCTCTCTGCAGAATTTGCAACAGATGTGCTCCCAAACAGCAACATAAACTCGTTTGATGGTTTTTGTAAACTTCAAACTCAACAGAGAATAAATTGCTGGGTGACATCAAGCAGGTGTATGTAGCCCTTAAGTTCCAGCTAGCTCCAATGCCTAAACCAGCATATCAGCATCACACAACCATAAGAAGCAAATATATGATTGATCCATTAGAAGATCAATACTAGGATATACCTAGAAAGAATCACAAATGCATTTTTTTGACAGTACAAATGCATCATTAAATGATGCTTCGATGTGCAGCACACCTTGGTTACACAAACTCTAGAACTTGAGTACTACTTAACCATTTATTTACTGCATATTTTGGGTctaagaagagacataatctttaatgaAGTGTTACTATACAACATCAGAGAAACTATAGCACCTCTTTCCTAAATAGCAGGAGCACTAAAATTCCAATCATCATTACAAACAACATCATAATCTTACAGCGTCATGTCCCTGCTCACTAGTCTGATTAGGGACAGTTTGCTTGACCCGACTTCTCATTCTCTCTCCCCACTGATGGAACACGTTATATTCATCGAATTTCCCTGTCTTCACCTTCTGAGCCAATTCAAACAATATGTCTGGCTTCCCAGCCTTGGAGAAATCTGCAGCAAATTTGTTGTAGTCTACCTGTGGAGCCTTCATACCTTTTTGAATCATCTCTTTGATAAATTTACATGCTTCCTCAGGCCTGCCATGCCGTATATGACCATTAATAAACACTGTGTACGAGTTCCCATCAGGACAAATCCCCTTCTGATGCATCTCATCCCACATCGCGCAACCCATCAAATAGTTCCTCCCGCCAAGGAAATACGATTTCATTATCATGTTGTATGTATGGATTGTGGGCTCAAGCCCCTTGCTTATCATCTTTTTGTATATCCTTAATGCATCATCTGGCATCTTCCTATTGGTGAGCAGCTTAATCAGCGCATTGTACGCTCGGCCATCAGGAGGGCACCCCTTCCGTGCCATTTCCTCCAACATCGCCGTCACTCTATCCATTCGCTTTGCATTCCCATAACCCACAAGCAAGCACGTATAGGTAGCGACATCCGTCTGGCACCCACCCTCCTGCATCTCCTCAAAGCaccgcatggccatgtccatcttTCCCCGCTTACAATGGTCTCGAATCAGCATTGTGTAAGTCCTCACATTGGGGGGAGGCCCCTTCGCCTTCATCAGCTCGAACATCTTCACAGCCTCAGGCCGCCTCTGCCCACGAAGCAACCCCTCAATCATTGTGTTGTGCACGACAACATCCGGCTTCATCCCCTTGTCCAGCATCTCATTCCAAACCCGCCCAGCCTCCACCAGGTTCCTTGCATTGCACCATGCCAGCATCAGTGCTGTGTATGTGCGCaggtccggagtgtaccggtcatGCATTCTGCCGAACACCTGCGCAGCCTCCTTCCCCAGCCCCTCCTGGGCCAAAGCGACTAGCAAGCAATTGAACGACTCCACCCCATCATCAAATCCGTGcaccttcatcatctcgaacacgCCAACTGCATTCTTGATCTCACCGGCCGCAGCGAACGACTTGATGGAGATCTTGAAGGCGTCCATGCACAGGGTGCCCGCCTTCCCCATTTCTTGGACTAGAGCAACCATCGTCTCGAACTGCCTCGCCTTGCCAAGGATGTGCACCATCTTGCAGTAGGTGAGGGGTGTGTGCGCGAACCCACCAGATGCGGCGGCCCATTGGAAGAAGCGGCGTGATGGCTTGTGTGCGTGCTTGAAGCGGTCGAGGACGGCAAGCACGAGCGCCTCGGAGAGCGGCAGCGACAGCGCGGAGAGCGCGGCCTCCAGGTTCGCGTCGGCGCCAGCGGCGATGACGTCCGCGATGGCGGCGCAGACGCGGCCCAAGTGCTCTGGGTCGCTCGACGGCGCCTGCGGCGGCAAGTCGTCGTCTTCAGAAGCGGAGGAAGTGGAGGTCGAGAGGCATCTCGACCCAGCGAAACGGAACAGCGCACTGCGACCCCATGCCGGAGACGCGGCAGGGAGGGAACGGGATCTCGCTGAAATTGCAGGCAGTGCGCGGCTGCGGAGCAGGCCCGCGCCTGATCTCTCGCCCCAGATGTTGTCTGTGGTAGAGCTCAGGTGTGGCGCGGGCAATTGTGGGGGGAAATGAGGTGGCCGACAGGGGAGTGGCAGTAGAGGCGGAAGTGGACCGTGAGGGCGATGGAGGTGGCGatgagggcgaggaggaggaacaccacgcAAGGGCACAGCAGCACCGTCGCCGCGGAGGGCTCCCGCGGCGGCGAGAAGGGCCGCGCCGGCGATTTGAAGGTCtccatgggcggcggcggcggcgaggcaagCGGAGGTGGCGGTTTTGGGCTTAACCGCCATGGGATAGTGTCGGCCGATGGGGTGAGTGCGTGGTGTAGTTTTGTGGTCATCTCCACTGGGCTGGGCCCATTAAATGAATCTACGGCCTAACAGTTAGCCATTTTGCTGTTTCGTAAGTTGGGCCATATTTATTGTGGCCGAAATCCACCTTATGAGCTGCATTCGCGCGTTGCTGCGCCGTTTTTGGTACTTACGTTTTCTTATTTCGTATACATTTCACTAACAACAAACTGTGCATTTCACTAACAACAAACGACACAGAGAAATGTCACATCTTATTGGTAAGGTATGAGAAAATATATTAAAATAGGGCTATCCATGAGTTTTGGATCTCTGATctggcggaaattcaattcggctcccgggtgtgtatgctccctctatcaaaaaatcatatttcgaaatgtcaaaaagattggacaaaaaattctacatgtacatctccataatatacgtgcattcgtcaagtttcatgaaaaaccaatattttgtgtggtctatataaaaaagagaaattttatcttgtgaaaagcattatttttagcactgaattttgtcttttttacacacgtcacatgataagtcgattttttatcaaacgactttgtgagcacgtagcacgtgaagatgtacgagcgaacttttagtttcaattttttaaaatttaaacatatgttagatgcatttcaaaatatagggagcatatgcacccatgttaaaagttcagagatggtaaacctagagggggggtgaataggtttctacagattttaattcttgctttgcaatattaggctttgcgaaatataaaggtgagcctaatgcaaactaggtgaaacaacctatatgaggatgcaactaactcgagcacgaaggctctcacaggcagttaaatcacaagtaaggagttcagttagagataaccgatagcacgcggagacgaggatgtattcccgtgttcccttcctttgcaagaaggtacgtcacgtttggaaggGTGAaggtcccatgaaggattccccacgccatgaaggctcaccctattctccggagcctatcccacgaaggaatagctcactcacttgtggtagactttgaggtagcctccaaaccttcacaatcttgtcag from Lolium rigidum isolate FL_2022 chromosome 4, APGP_CSIRO_Lrig_0.1, whole genome shotgun sequence encodes the following:
- the LOC124708657 gene encoding pentatricopeptide repeat-containing protein At3g62470, mitochondrial-like encodes the protein MAVKPKTATSACLAAAAAHGDLQIAGAALLAAAGALRGDGAAVPLRGVPPPRPHRHLHRPHGPLPPLLPLPCRPPHFPPQLPAPHLSSTTDNIWGERSGAGLLRSRALPAISARSRSLPAASPAWGRSALFRFAGSRCLSTSTSSASEDDDLPPQAPSSDPEHLGRVCAAIADVIAAGADANLEAALSALSLPLSEALVLAVLDRFKHAHKPSRRFFQWAAASGGFAHTPLTYCKMVHILGKARQFETMVALVQEMGKAGTLCMDAFKISIKSFAAAGEIKNAVGVFEMMKVHGFDDGVESFNCLLVALAQEGLGKEAAQVFGRMHDRYTPDLRTYTALMLAWCNARNLVEAGRVWNEMLDKGMKPDVVVHNTMIEGLLRGQRRPEAVKMFELMKAKGPPPNVRTYTMLIRDHCKRGKMDMAMRCFEEMQEGGCQTDVATYTCLLVGYGNAKRMDRVTAMLEEMARKGCPPDGRAYNALIKLLTNRKMPDDALRIYKKMISKGLEPTIHTYNMIMKSYFLGGRNYLMGCAMWDEMHQKGICPDGNSYTVFINGHIRHGRPEEACKFIKEMIQKGMKAPQVDYNKFAADFSKAGKPDILFELAQKVKTGKFDEYNVFHQWGERMRSRVKQTVPNQTSEQGHDAVRL